TAGGGATAGGCTTTGCTCAATACTTTGAAGTTGGGATCAATGCCGATCGCAATCCCTTCCAAGGTAACGAGCGATCGAATAATCAGCGCATAGTAGGCCGGAACCCGGAAGGGATATTCATACATCAACGCGGATAGTTCATCGGTGATGCTTTTGAAGTTCATCTCCGCGACGCTCGCACTCAGAGCATCGTTAAAGACACTGGCAAAGGCTGGAATAATCGGCGTTAAATCTGTATCTGGCGTTAAAAATTCGAGATTGATATAGTCCTGAGCCAAGCCTTCAAAATCGCGATTGACCAGGTGAACGACCGCTTCAATGAGTCCGTATCGCTGATGGGGCTTGATCTCACTCATCATGCCGAAATCGAGATAGGCCAATTTACCATCGGGAGTCGCAAAGAGGTTACCCGGATGGGGGTCGGCGTGGAAAAAGCCGTGTTCCAAAAGCTGGCGGAGAGAGCACTGGACGCCAATTTCAACCAGGTAAGCCGCATCAATGCCTTTCTCGCGGATCTCATCGAGTTGAGTCAGCTTGGTGCCGTTGATCCATTCCATCGTGAGCACGCGCCGCTGGGTGTAGTCCCAGTAAATCTTCGGCACGTAGATGTGGGGAAGATGACCGTAGAGATCGGCGAAGCGCTCGGCGTTGTGGCCTTCGTGGGTGTAGTCCATTTCCTCGAAGATGCGGGCACCAAATTCATCCATAATGCCCACAAGATCGCTGCGAATTCGCTTGAAGGTGCCCGTTGCCCAGAGTGCTAATTGGCGCAAGAGATAGAGGTCGAGGGCAATGCGTTGGGCCAATCCGGGACGCTGCACTTTAACCGCAACTTCTTCCCCAGTTTTCAGTTTGCCCCGGTATACCTGGCCTAGGGATGCTGCCGCGATCGGTTTATCCGACAGTTCGGCATAGATATTTTCGGGGCGATCGCCCAATTCTTCTTCAATAAATCGGAAGGCCACCTCGTTTGGGAAGGCGGGGAGTTGATCCTGAAGGTGGGATAGTTCTTCTAAATAAACGGGAGGCACCAAGTCGGGACGGGTGGAGAGTGCTTGCCCAACTTTGATATAGGCAGGCCCAAGCTGAGTCAATACCTCGCGAAGCTGAACGGCACGACGACGCTCATTCTTCTTCCCTTTCCGAGTCGTTTTATCCCACCACAGCCCCAACGCAAAGCTGAGGCAGGGGGTCAGGATTGCCAGAATTCGGCTCAGCACTAAAAATGGCCTGCGGCGGTAGAAGGCCGTAATCACGTCGGGATTGTAGCGGATGCGCGGAATCTGCGAACCGGATAGTCCTCGCTCGCTTTCGAGTTCGGCCTCTAGCATTTCAAACAGTGCCTGCTTCTCTGCGTCAGGATCTATAATGGATTCCGGCAGAGGGGGTTCTGGCACAAATTCAACAGGTTGGCTACTCACGGTGACCGTTTGAACGGCATGAGACGGGTTGATGGCAGTCGTTGTCGATTCGGTCATGGGTTATAAGGTGAGCAACATCTAGAGCGATCGCTTGCGGTTTGGAACATCGAGGAGCATGAACGCGCTCCCCACCTGGTCGCACAAAAGATTTTCCTTTGCACATCCTCGGCGTATGTAACGCATTGTAACAAGCTCAACTCCCTTGATCTCGATTCTATCGGGTTGAAATCTAGAATGTCGGAGCTAAACAGTTGAAA
This DNA window, taken from Synechococcales cyanobacterium T60_A2020_003, encodes the following:
- a CDS encoding AarF/ABC1/UbiB kinase family protein; translation: MTESTTTAINPSHAVQTVTVSSQPVEFVPEPPLPESIIDPDAEKQALFEMLEAELESERGLSGSQIPRIRYNPDVITAFYRRRPFLVLSRILAILTPCLSFALGLWWDKTTRKGKKNERRRAVQLREVLTQLGPAYIKVGQALSTRPDLVPPVYLEELSHLQDQLPAFPNEVAFRFIEEELGDRPENIYAELSDKPIAAASLGQVYRGKLKTGEEVAVKVQRPGLAQRIALDLYLLRQLALWATGTFKRIRSDLVGIMDEFGARIFEEMDYTHEGHNAERFADLYGHLPHIYVPKIYWDYTQRRVLTMEWINGTKLTQLDEIREKGIDAAYLVEIGVQCSLRQLLEHGFFHADPHPGNLFATPDGKLAYLDFGMMSEIKPHQRYGLIEAVVHLVNRDFEGLAQDYINLEFLTPDTDLTPIIPAFASVFNDALSASVAEMNFKSITDELSALMYEYPFRVPAYYALIIRSLVTLEGIAIGIDPNFKVLSKAYPYVARRLLTDPSPELRASLRDLLFKEGDFRWNRLENLLKNARNSPDYDTSQTLDQAVDFLFSERGEFIRDRIVQELVKNLDALGRSTVQRAIFTVNDWLGIQQPKAT